In Drosophila santomea strain STO CAGO 1482 chromosome 3L, Prin_Dsan_1.1, whole genome shotgun sequence, a single window of DNA contains:
- the LOC120447593 gene encoding uncharacterized protein LOC120447593 codes for FPPLSNQFALCLCALLAVACGKPQFLTAYSAASPVVAATPYAYSSGVYAPAAYSAAYTSGVYATPYAYGAYPYSSVYLRR; via the coding sequence TTTCCGCCACTTTCAAACCAGTTCGCTCTGTGCCTGTGCGCCCTGTTGGCCGTTGCCTGTGGCAAGCCGCAGTTCCTGACCGCCTACAGTGCGGCCTCGCCTGTGGTGGCTGCCACGCCCTACGCCTACTCCAGCGGAGTCTACGCACCAGCCGCATACAGTGCTGCGTACACCAGCGGCGTCTATGCCACGCCCTACGCCTACGGAGCCTACCCCTACAGCTCGGTGTACCTGAGACGCTGA